A region of the Rhizobium binae genome:
ATGACCGAATGGCGTCATCGCGACGGCTCGAGCCCGGAAGCAACGTCGCATTGTCCAATTGCGGTCGCTATCCGATTGAGGCAGGATGCGGCGCGTGAAGAGGCGCAGGGATTGAACGCGCGCATGCTGACGGGCTCATGTCATTGCGGCAAGACGAGTTGGACGCTCGAGGGCGATCCCGGCTCGATTACCGCGTGCAACTGCACCCTCTGCCGACGCTACGGCGTTCTGTGGGCCTATGACTATGAGGGGGAGCGTATCACTCTGACCGGGGAGACAGCTTCCTATACCCGCGCCGGCAGGGAGAACTCATCTCTCGAAATCCTGTTCTGCCCCTCCTGCGCCTGCGTCTTGAGCTGGCGCGGCCTGCGGCTTCAAAAGGATGGCCGTCGCCGCATGGCCGTCAATATTCGGCTTGCGCCTCCGGATCGCGTCGCCGACTTGCCCATCGATCATTTCGATGGGCTTGAGACGTTCGAAGACCTTCCGTCCCAAGGGCGCTGCGTGCGCGATATCTGGTTTTAAAACCCGCCGTGCACCTGCCGCAGCAGGCGGGCCACAGATCGTCCGCGCAGGCCGGTTCAGCCGCGCCGGGCGGCCTCGATCGCGGCAACGTCGATCTTGCGCATGGTCATCATTGCATCAAAGGCCCGCTTTGCCTGATCACCACCAGCTGAGAGCGCCTCGGTCAACACCCGCGGCGTAATCTGCCATGATACGCCCCATTTATCTTTACACCAGCCGCACTCGCTTTCCTGGCCGCCATTGCCGACTATGGCATTCCAATAGCGGTCGGTCTCTTGCTGATCCTCGGTTGCGATCTGAAATGAAAAAGCTTCGCTGTGTTTGAACGTAGGACCGCCGTTCAGGCCAATGCAAGGAATACCCGCGACGGTGAATTCAACAACCAACACGTCTCCCTGCTTACCCTCGGGATAATCTCCCGGCGCACGAATAACCGCACCCACGGCGCTGTCCGGAAAAGTCGCGGCATAAAAGCGGGCGGCAGCCTCAGCCTCCTTGTCGTACCATACGCAAATCGTATTCTTTGCCATCACGGGGCCTTTCGCTTTTCGTTTCCTGCTCCTCTCTCAAGTAAGAGCCGGACAGTCTTTCTCCAGCCCATGCGAAGTATTTCTTGCAACCGATGATGATCGATTTGCCACATGGTTGCAGGGTTCCGGCGAGAGAAGGTCGACCTCGCCGGCTGCCGCCGATAGGCAGGCGTCAAGAATCGCTTATTGAACCAGGCTCGTGTCCATCTTTGGTATGGCGCAAAGTTCGGCAAGGACTTCCCGGCCTTCAAACGCATTGAAGACGGCATCGATCATTATCTCATTTCCTGTACCCGGCTAGGAGTGGAAGTTTCGGGCGGCGGTCTTTACGCGCCCGACAACCTCGACGACATGTGGCATGGCAGGCTCAGGATGAACCCGCTGAACGTGCAACCGATATTGTTCGATCGGAAGTGCGAACAATATCGGCAGCGCTGGCCATCGCTGCGCGTTGAGCCGGAGGCTTCAATCGACGCGCCTGGTTGAATTTTTGGGATGACCTGCGCGGCGGCGATGTCACTCGGGCGACGACGACGGGCTTCACGACAGGCCCGAGACCGAAAAGCCGCAGAAGTTCGAGCGGCATCGAAATAGGGCCCGAAGCCATCACATGAATCCAAATCCATGCGGCGCAGTTTTTGTGTCCTCAACACGAAACTCGTGTCAGACTGCCATGCCTGCGCCACCATCGAGAGGCCGAAGCCATGCAGAAGTACACCGTATCGATTACCCGCCAGATCGAGGCCGATACCGCCGAAGAGGCCGCTCTGCTCCTGTATCAGGAACTATCAAGAGGGCCGGTTCCTGACGGCTACTCGGTCACCGACGAGGCGAAGGTGACGACCGAGGTCAAGCTGGACCGGGATAAAGCTGACGAGTTTGCCAGCATCGATCACACCGCCGATCCCGGCAACTGGTAGATGCCAGCCCGCGCCGGCGCTGGCGCGCATGCGATAAATAGCAACCTCTGAGAAACCTGATGGAGGACAATCCACACTACCCGACAATCCTGCCGGAATTCCTGCGCTTTCATTTGTCTTGGTTTCGAACGTCCTAATCCCGGTTTCGGCTATTTTCATCGCCCGAATGCTCACGACATAGATTAGGCCGCAGGCATCGGCATTTCCATGGGTGGCTTTCCGACGATGGCGCCCGGAGACAGGGCCGGGCCCGGCGACGGCATCATACTCATTCCCGTCTTTGCGGAAATACCGATCGTGTTCGTTGTCTACACCATCGCTCTGCTTTATTTGCGTCCCTCGACAAAACCCCTCCGCCTCGCGCTCACCGTCCTGAGTTAGGAAATAACGTGACCACACCAATCAAAGTAGCCGTCGCCGGCGCGAACGGCCGAATGGGTCGAGCCATCTTGTCGCGGCTGGCAGCCGATCCGGATTTTGCCTTCGTCGGTGGCATCGGCCGTGACGGCACCGCGGGCGCCGGGTCGATCGATCGTTCGGCCGCGATGGCGGCCGCCGACGTGATCCTGGATTTCACGACGGGAGCTGCTGCCGCCGAACTTGCCGGCTTATGCGCCGCTGCGGGCAGACCGGCTCTGGTGATCGGCGCCACAGGGTTCGAGCCGGACGAGCTCGAGCGGATCGCCGAGGCGGCTCGCACCATTCCGATCCTGCGCTCCGGTAATTTCTCGATCGGCGTCAACATGCTGCTCAGCCTCGTCACCCAGGCCGCGCGCGCCCTTCCCGCCCATGGTTGGGATATCGAAATCCTGGAAGCGCATCACAATAAAAAGATCGATGCGCCATCCGGCACGGCGCTGATGCTCGGCGAAGCGGCCGCCGAGGGACGCGGCGTTTCCCTCGCATCCGTCGAGCGGCGCGGGCGCGACGGCATCACCGGCGAGCGGCCGCCCGGCGAGATCGGCTTCGCCGTGCTGCGGGCCGGCGGGCTGGTCGGAGAACACAAGGTGCTGTTTGCCGCCGCCGAGGAAGTTGTCACGCTTTCGCATTCGGCTCTCGATCGCGGCATGTTCGCCCGCGGCGCGCTTGCCGCTTCCCGCTGGATCGCAGGGCGCGCGCCCGGCGAATACAATATGCGGGACGTCCTGGGCCTGACGTGAGACAGGCGAGCAGACCCTGCGCGGTGCACGATCAGACTTCATCCTGCGGTGCGCGAAGGGGCCTCGAAGGATCATCCTGAGGTGCCCCGAAGGAGCCTCGACGGACGAGGGCGGGTGATCGGAGTATCGCCGAGGCGACGACGACTTCCGTTCCGGCGAGGCCCACCGAGCAGAACAGCGTCATCTCCTCGGACGATCGTCGGCCGGCCGCTTTCCCGGCAATGATGTCGGCAAGATCGACCATGCGATCATCGGCGCCGGAGCCGGCGAGGAAAAACTGCGAAGCATAGGCACGTGCCTGTTCGGGAGAATCCGTTGCGATCACGGCCGCGGCATCGGCGACATCCAACCCGAGTTCA
Encoded here:
- a CDS encoding GFA family protein, which gives rise to MLTGSCHCGKTSWTLEGDPGSITACNCTLCRRYGVLWAYDYEGERITLTGETASYTRAGRENSSLEILFCPSCACVLSWRGLRLQKDGRRRMAVNIRLAPPDRVADLPIDHFDGLETFEDLPSQGRCVRDIWF
- a CDS encoding VOC family protein, yielding MAKNTICVWYDKEAEAAARFYAATFPDSAVGAVIRAPGDYPEGKQGDVLVVEFTVAGIPCIGLNGGPTFKHSEAFSFQIATEDQQETDRYWNAIVGNGGQESECGWCKDKWGVSWQITPRVLTEALSAGGDQAKRAFDAMMTMRKIDVAAIEAARRG
- a CDS encoding nucleotidyltransferase family protein encodes the protein MNQARVHLWYGAKFGKDFPAFKRIEDGIDHYLISCTRLGVEVSGGGLYAPDNLDDMWHGRLRMNPLNVQPILFDRKCEQYRQRWPSLRVEPEASIDAPG
- the dapB gene encoding 4-hydroxy-tetrahydrodipicolinate reductase — encoded protein: MTTPIKVAVAGANGRMGRAILSRLAADPDFAFVGGIGRDGTAGAGSIDRSAAMAAADVILDFTTGAAAAELAGLCAAAGRPALVIGATGFEPDELERIAEAARTIPILRSGNFSIGVNMLLSLVTQAARALPAHGWDIEILEAHHNKKIDAPSGTALMLGEAAAEGRGVSLASVERRGRDGITGERPPGEIGFAVLRAGGLVGEHKVLFAAAEEVVTLSHSALDRGMFARGALAASRWIAGRAPGEYNMRDVLGLT